One Ostrea edulis chromosome 2, xbOstEdul1.1, whole genome shotgun sequence genomic region harbors:
- the LOC130051543 gene encoding uncharacterized protein LOC130051543: MLQHREKNPEIEAGLKLLSARQKLDATKAEVEVLENEEEEANSQHLDDLKAMDPMHRTSQYVDEQLAFNLNEKPKLSVDFNLDAAPFVPRQPHIPEGVLPNGHDQIQDFTKFLLKKDLLTSRLTRFDDQPQTYIFWKAQFKEIMNDLGATNSEELDFLMKWLGPTSLKYAASIKSSNVSNPTEALRRIWERLNQRYGSPELLESVLMSRLSSFPKLTNKDNVKLYDLLDLLSEIESLMQNLKYSTLLVHFNSYSSIAHLLSKLPNNIQEKWTTFAYKYKQQHAVIFPPFSYFVEFMEDISRMKNDPGFMYTSESSTDSSKPKERVGQKNTQVKHWISTKKTEIKQNSENAKSAIVCPLHKTNHSLNDCRGFRNKSLEERKCFVREKKLCFRCCNSDQHESRECKEQIHCNECGSNSYPSALHSSMSVVHHGGEKMSHVTSACTQISKDQFCGKSCAKVILVNLHQKNNPNKLFKAYTILDDQSNKSLVKSDVFDQLDIHSETTNFQLTSCSGIVDMSGRQAQYLTVSSLDRSSYIDIPFAIECNYIPEIREEIPTPEIARSYAHLHDIAKDIPEVDEDIPILLLIGRDIPEAHHVLEQRTGARNSPFGQRLTLGWVILGESCLSKVHRPNSEVVNKTYLLPNGRSSIFQPCANDIHIEVRKDTGYSLRDLDASVFMKQRDDDTIGLSVDDKNFIRTMDKDVHLSIKGNWEAPLPYKEKRLRLPNNRMYALKRAQNLDTSLRRDQTKRDNFISFMKKVLDNNHAEIAPPLEVDEECWYLPVFGVYHPKKPSKIRTVFDSSAKFQNISLNDILLSGPDLNNKLLGVLLRFRKESVAVTADIESMFHCFLVDEKHRNFFCFFWYEDNDISKKLIDDRMRVYVFGNSPSPAVAMYCLRKAASANEEVYGSDVVDFVRRNFYVDDGLVSLHTAEEAISLLKRTQSALKAGGNLRLHKITSNDKNVMDAFSIEDRAKDLKDLDLSVDDLPMQRSLGLDWELQSDSFTYRLSMAERPFSKRGLLSTINGIYDPLDLFLQWLYLRKS, encoded by the coding sequence ATGCTGCAGCATCgagaaaaaaacccagagaTTGAAGCAGGATTAAAGCTTCTTAGTGCCAGACAAAAGCTGGATGCAACAAAAGCCGAGGTTGAAGTGCTAGAGAATGAAGAGGAAGAAGCTAATTCACAACATTTGGATGATTTGAAGGCCATGGATCCCATGCACCGCACTTCACAATACGTTGACGAACAATTAGCTTTCAACCTTAACGAAAAACCAAAACTGTCAGTTGATTTCAACTTGGATGCGGCACCATTTGTACCAAGACAACCTCATATTCCAGAAGGTGTCTTACCTAACGGACATGATCAAATCCAGGACTTCACCAAGTTTCTGCTCAAAAAGGATTTGCTTACCTCTCGTCTCACTCGGTTTGACGATCAGCCACAAACATACATTTTTTGGAAGGCTcaattcaaagaaataatgaacGACCTGGGTGCCACAAATTCTGAGGAACTTGATTTTCTTATGAAATGGCTGGGACCAACTTCTTTAAAGTACGCCGCAAGCATTAAGTCATCAAACGTTTCCAATCCAACAGAAGCGCTAAGGAGAATTTGGGAGCGTCTCAATCAAAGATATGGCAGTCCAGAGCTACTGGAATCTGTGTTAATGTCCAGATTATCTTCTTTCCCAAAACTTACCAACAAAGACAATGTGAAACTATATGATTTACTTGACTTGCTTTCCGAAATTGAATCACTTATGCAAAATCTGAAATACTCGACTCTGCTGGTTCACTTCAATTCATATTCTAGTATAGCTCATTTACTCAGCAAGCTTCCCAACAACATCCAAGAAAAGTGGACAACATTTGCATACAAATACAAACAACAGCATGCTGTTATTTTCCCTCCATTCTCCTATTTTGTCGAATTCATGGAAGATATCAGCAGAATGAAAAATGACCCAGGATTCATGTACACCAGCGAAAGTTCAACGGATTCCTCCAAACCCAAGGAGAGAGTTGGACAAAAGAACACTCAAGTGAAACACTGGATTTCGACTAAAAAGACTGAAATAAAGCAGAACTCAGAAAATGCTAAGTCTGCCATAGTATGCCCTCTGCACAAGACCAACCATAGTCTTAATGACTGCCGTGGGTTCAGAAACAAGTCACttgaagaaagaaaatgttTCGTGCGTGAGAAAAAACTCTGTTTCAGATGTTGTAATTCAGATCAACACGAATCCAGGGAATGCAAAGAGCAAATTCACTGCAATGAGTGTGGAAGCAACTCTTATCCTAGTGCTCTTCACTCCAGTATGTCTGTGGTCCATCATGGTGGGGAGAAGATGAGTCATGTAACATCGGCATGCACACAAATCTCTAAAGATCAATTTTGCGGGAAGTCATGTGCTAAGGTGATTTTAGTGAACTTACACCAGAAAAACAATCCAAACAAATTGTTTAAAGCGTACACAATACTCGATGACCAAAGTAACAAATCGTTGGTCAAATCAGACGTCTTTGATCAACTGGATATCCATAGTGAAACGACAAACTTTCAGCTAACGTCTTGTTCTGGAATAGTGGATATGTCTGGCAGACAAGCCCAATATCTCACAGTTTCATCACTAGATAGATCATCATATATTGACATACCGTTTGCCATCGAATGTAATTACATTCCGGAGATCCGTGAAGAAATACCTACACCAGAGATTGCAAGATCATACGCTCATCTCCATGACATTGCAAAAGACATACCTGAGGTCGATGAAGATATTCCGATTCTACTCTTAATTGGTCGTGACATTCCAGAAGCTCATCATGTGTTAGAGCAGCGAACAGGCGCAAGAAATTCACCGTTTGGACAGAGACTTACCTTAGGTTGGGTGATACTTGGTGAATCTTGTCTGAGCAAGGTCCATCGTCCTAACTCAGAGGTAGTGAATAAGACTTACCTTCTACCTAATGGAAGGTCATCCATATTCCAACCTTGTGCGAATGATATACACATAGAGGTTCGTAAAGACACTGGATACTCACTTCGAGATCTGGACGCATCTGTATTCATGAAACAAAGGGACGACGATACAATTGGTCTCTCAGTAGATGACAAGAACTTCATCAGAACCATGGACAAAGATGTTCACCTCTCTATTAAAGGGAATTGGGAAGCTCCGTTGCCATATAAAGAGAAACGACTGCGACTTCCAAACAACCGAATGTATGCACTAAAGCGAGCTCAAAATCTAGATACCAGCCTCCGTCGAGATCAAACCAAACGAgacaatttcatttcattcatgaaaAAGGTACTGGATAACAACCATGCAGAGATAGCACCACCTTTGGAAGTGGATGAGGAATGTTGGTATCTACCGGTATTCGGGGTGTACCACCCTAAGAAGCCGTCAAAAATTAGGACCGTGTTTGATTCTTCCgctaaatttcaaaatatttctttgaatgACATTCTTCTCTCTGGTCCGGATTTGAACAACAAACTTTTGGGTGTACTTTTACGTTTCCGAAAGGAATCTGTAGCCGTGACAGCAGATATAGAATCTATGTTTCACTGTTTTCTCGTTGATGAGAAACACAGgaactttttttgttttttctggTACGAAGACAACGACATCAGCAAGAAATTGATCGACGATCGCATGAGAGTTTATGTCTTTGGGAACTCGCCTTCGCCAGCTGTTGCCATGTACTGTCTTCGTAAGGCAGCGTCTGCCAATGAAGAAGTCTATGGATCCGATGTAGTAGATTTCGTGCGAAGAAATTTTTACGTTGATGACGGGCTGGTTTCTCTACATACAGCAGAGGAGGCAATAAGTTTGCTGAAACGGACACAGTCCGCCCTTAAAGCTGGTGGCAATCTGCGTTTGCATAAAATAACTTCGAATGACAAGAACGTTATGGACGCATTCTCTATAGAAGACAGGGCAAAAGACCTCAAAGATCTCGATTTGAGCGTTGATGATCTCCCCATGCAGAGAAGCTTAGGGTTGGATTGGGAGCTCCAGTCAGACTCATTTACATACCGTCTATCCATGGCAGAGAGACCATTCAGTAAACGAGGTCTATTGTCTACAATCAATGGAATCTATGACCCATTGGATTTGTTTCTGCAGTGGTTGTATCTAAGGAAATCTTAA